The Lineus longissimus chromosome 2, tnLinLong1.2, whole genome shotgun sequence genome window below encodes:
- the LOC135499744 gene encoding uncharacterized protein LOC135499744, producing the protein MEPTYPSNPGKGYQEIITDEKAGRNDLGSHDQNPQTSIYRPIMEYASATWVTASDTTKAKLDKVQNMGLRIILGGMRSTPIGDMEITAAIQPLELRREYKTLTQGEKSNRLKTHPLHLVLRKEPMTRLKRKSINTITKALQKEHQDILESEPDLCEDLTISNWYGSSQIAVSNGGSGVFIKLQDRSSHSISVPSGILCSNYRAEMQALTSATDYLITTQEDVGDNLVLLTDSLSALQALMAATSDQLTENLLKNLSSLLQDRRVVLQWIPAHVGVPGNERADQLAKEGSKQHQTKTRMTYRESKTLLKTKLKNQWRDDTDRYQPWKDSIHQPSKSRRKVFVNS; encoded by the coding sequence atgGAACCCACATATCCAAGCAATCCAGGAAAAGGCTATCAAGAAATTATCACTGATGAAAAAGCTGGCAGGAACGACTTGGGGAGCCACGACCAGAATCCTCAGACAAGTATATATAGACCAATCATGGAGTACGCCTCTGCCACATGGGTAACTGCATCTGACACTACCAAAGCAAAGCTGGACAAAGTGCAAAATATGGGCCTTAGAATCATCCTTGGAGGAATGCGAAGCACACCAATTGGGGACATGGAGATAACAGCTGCCATTCAACCCCTAGAGTTAAGAAGAGAATACAAGACTCTGACACAGGGAGAAAAAAGTAACCGGTTGAAGACCCATCCCCTACACCTCGTGCTCCGAAAAGAACCGATGACGAGGCTGAAACGCAAGAGCATCAACACCATCACGAAGGCCCTGCAAAAGGAACACCAGGACATACTGGAAAGCGAACCTGATCTATGCGAAGACCTCACAATCTCCAACTGGTATGGCTCATCTCAGATTGCAGTTAGCAATGGAGGAAGTGGTGTTTTTATCAAACTTCAAGACAGAAGCTCCCACTCCATATCCGTACCATCCGGCATTCTCTGCTCAAACTACAGAGCTGAGATGCAAGCCCTAACCTCAGCCACTGACTATCTGATCACCACCCAAGAAGATGTAGGAGACAATCTCGTCCTGCTGACCGACTCTCTGTCCGCATTACAGGCCCTTATGGCTGCAACATCAGACCAACTGACGGAGAATCTACTGAAGAACCTAAGTAGTCTTCTTCAAGACAGAAGAGTAGTCCTCCAATGGATACCAGCTCACGTAGGAGTACCAGGAAATGAACGAGCAGATCAATTGGCGAAGGAAGGTAGCAAGCAGCACCAAACAAAAACCAGAATGACCTACcgggaatcaaaaacattactcaagacgaagctgaaaaaccaatgGAGAGACGACACTGACAGGTACCAGCCAtggaaagacagcatccaccaacCATCGAAATCGAGAAGGAAAGTTTTTGTGAATAGCTGA